A genome region from Gossypium hirsutum isolate 1008001.06 chromosome A04, Gossypium_hirsutum_v2.1, whole genome shotgun sequence includes the following:
- the LOC107947420 gene encoding dirigent protein 2, whose amino-acid sequence MASSMLKTHSFIFFLILFFINVIANRWSDYEVFGKYISISSLGLKRERLSHLHFYFHDVVSGKNATTIRVTVEAPLTNRSSPFIFGDVYVVDDPLTIEPDINSKMVGKAQGSYVVASQGELSLLMVLNFAFTEGKYNGSTLSVLGRNEVLSIVREMPIVGGNGVFRFARGYAQVRTHSITQIHAIVEYNVFVFHYC is encoded by the coding sequence ATGGCTTCCTCAATGCTCAAAACCCATAGCTTCATCTTTTTCCTTATTCTCTTCTTCATCAATGTCATCGCCAATCGTTGGTCGGATTATGAGGTTTTCGGCAAGTACATATCTATATCATCATTGGGTCTCAAGCGAGAAAGGTTATCTCACCTTCACTTCTACTTCCACGATGTAGTCTCCGGTAAAAATGCCACTACAATCCGTGTCACAGTTGAAGCACCCTTGACCAACCGTTCCTCACCATTCATCTTCGGAGATGTATATGTTGTCGATGACCCTTTGACGATCGAGCCCGATATCAACTCAAAAATGGTGGGAAAAGCACAAGGATCTTATGTGGTCGCGTCGCAAGGGGAATTAAGCTTGTTAATGGTACTCAACTTTGCTTTCACGGAAGGTAAATACAATGGTAGCACTCTCAGTGTTTTGGGGCGTAATGAGGTTCTTTCCATAGTGAGAGAGATGCCGATTGTTGGTGGGAACGGTGTTTTCCGATTCGCTCGAGGTTATGCTCAAGTAAGGACTCATTCAATCACTCAAATCCATGCTATTGTGGAGTATAATGTTTTTGTATTCCATTATTGTTGA